Proteins from a genomic interval of Gossypium hirsutum isolate 1008001.06 chromosome A09, Gossypium_hirsutum_v2.1, whole genome shotgun sequence:
- the LOC107931486 gene encoding exocyst complex component EXO70E2 has protein sequence MDGCQSGVPTYEGDLHVVAAAHHIVKALGATKNLSDDLRKILIDLDSHLSMITSNIDSKGGRGLVDVEERLDQAERKIMRWETDPMMIWDSGPKEASDYLEAVDETGKLVDGLRGLSVHENRKQKEILHRAMNILQMAMSRLEEELIHILVRHGQQFEPKHMYSRSIRKDIVYDESFISVEDEPIKETSSRNYSNDESGECIVDLVHADVIPDIKSIAKVMFTSNYGPEFCEALISVQKEALEQYFSFLGTENLSIEDVLKMEWTCLSSKMNKWTWSMKIIVRVYLASEKQLCDQVLGGLGSVSSYCFLEISKATILCLLNFGEAVAMGPHRPEKLLRLLDMYETLACLLRDIDTLFSEEAGSFIQLQFHELLERLGESAIAAFEAFRVAISSNGSLYPFAGGGVHPLNKYVMNYIRMFPEYCNTLNLLLKNQHPGVADQVTEPDYGLDASLLTSCPMAYHLRSITSCLESNLHKKSQLYKDEALQHIFLMNNIHYLVQKVKGSELRLFFGDEWIRKHNAMFQQHAMNYERATWSSVVSFLKDDNPGSSSMSKSTFKERCKGFSVAFEEVYKTQTSWSIPDPELREDLRISTSLKVVLAYRTFLGRNLAYTDDKCVKHTVEHVENSLLDLFEGSSRSLRNSRRW, from the coding sequence ATGGATGGATGTCAATCCGGGGTCCCGACATATGAAGGAGACCTTCATGTTGTTGCTGCAGCTCACCATATTGTCAAGGCATTAGGAGCAACTAAGAATCTTAGTGATGATTTGCGGAAGATCCTTATCGATCTCGACTCTCATTTGTCGATGATAACTTCGAATATAGACAGCAAGGGAGGAAGGGGACTTGTTGATGTTGAGGAACGACTCGATCAAGCAGAAAGAAAGATTATGCGATGGGAAACAGATCCAATGATGATATGGGATTCTGGACCTAAAGAAGCTTCTGACTATCTTGAAGCTGTAGATGAAACTGGGAAATTGGTTGATGGTTTACGAGGGTTATCTGTGCATGAAAATCGGAAGCAGAAGGAAATTCTTCACCGTGCAATGAACATTTTGCAGATGGCAATGTCTAGGCTCGAGGAAGAGCTTATTCATATACTTGTTCGGCATGGGCAACAGTTTGAGCCCAAACACATGTACTCTCGATCTATTCGAAAGGATATTGTGTATGATGAGTCATTTATTTCAGTTGAGGATGAACCAATCAAGGAAACATCTAGCCGAAACTACAGTAATGATGAAAGTGGTGAATGTATTGTAGATTTGGTCCATGCAGATGTAATTCCTGATATCAAGTCCATTGCAAAGGTTATGTTCACTTCAAATTACGGTCCGGAATTTTGTGAAGCTTTAATCAGTGTACAGAAAGAGGCGTTGGAGCAGTACTTTTCCTTTCTTGGAACCGAGAATCTCAGCATTGAAGATGTGCTGAAAATGGAATGGACTTGCTTGAGTAGCAAGATGAATAAATGGACCTGGTCCATGAAGATCATCGTCCGGGTCTATCTCGCTAGTGAAAAACAGTTATGTGACCAGGTCTTAGGGGGCTTGGGATCTGTTAGTTCATATTGCTTTCTCGAGATCTCAAAGGCAACGATCCTTTGCCTGTTGAACTTCGGTGAAGCCGTAGCAATGGGGCCTCATCGACCTGAAAAGCTGCTTCGTTTGCTTGACATGTACGAAACTTTGGCATGTCTTCTCCGAGACATAGATACATTGTTCTCAGAAGAGGCTGGTTCTTTCATTCAGCTCCAGTTCCATGAACTTTTGGAGAGATTAGGTGAATCTGCAATAGCAGCTTTCGAGGCATTTCGGGTTGCTATTTCTTCAAACGGATCCTTATACCCCTTTGCTGGTGGCGGAGTTCACCCTCTCAATAAATATGTCATGAACTACATTAGGATGTTCCCTGAATATTGCAACACCCTCAATTTGCTTCTCAAGAACCAACATCCCGGTGTTGCAGATCAAGTTACCGAGCCAGATTACGGGCTGGATGCATCTCTTTTGACTTCTTGTCCGATGGCTTATCACCTTCGATCAATCACAAGTTGTTTGGAGTCCAATCTTCATAAAAAATCACAACTATACAAAGATGAGGCTTTACAACATATTTTCTTGATGAACAACATCCATTACTTGGTGCAAAAGGTTAAGGGTTCAGAACTCCGGCTCTTCTTCGGAGACGAATGGATTCGTAAGCACAACGCAATGTTTCAACAACACGCAATGAACTATGAGAGAGCCACTTGGAGTTCAGTTGTTTCTTTCCTCAAAGACGATAACCCGGGTTCGAGTTCCATGTCGAAATCAACCTTCAAAGAAAGGTGCAAGGGCTTTAGCGTTGCTTTCGAGGAGGTATACAAGACCCAGACAAGTTGGTCTATCCCGGATCCAGAACTCCGCGAAGACTTGCGGATTTCAACTTCACTTAAAGTAGTCCTCGCGTATCGAACTTTCCTCGGGAGAAACCTTGCTTATACCGACGACAAATGTGTCAAGCATACCGTCGAACACGTGGAAAATTCGCTCTTGGATCTTTTCGAAGGATCGTCGAGATCATTACGCAATTCGCGCAGATGGTGA